From one Pseudomonas sp. S35 genomic stretch:
- a CDS encoding efflux transporter outer membrane subunit → MNTRALCLVLVAMSMAGCANFSGLDTQGRRLDANTLQTAQSLSGVTLSNAAWPSADWWKSLGDPQLDGLIHEALQNSPDMQVASARAHQAEAAAYAADASRMPTLDASAGVTRSRLAKDQDPLGQGDAYSTVRKIGASFNYTFDLWGGQRAAWEAALGQARAAQVDQQAARLTLAADVAKAYSDLGQAHIVRDLATDDLKRTRQMLDLSKRRLSAGIDSQYQYQQTESLEASSQSQLIDAQKQLQSAKIALAVLLGKGPDRGNELARPSVLTPAAVAVPSVLPAELLGRRPDLIAARWRVEAASKDIAASKTRFYPNLNLSASAGAESLLGDAMFGSPSRFFNIAPTISLPIFDGGRLRADLDARDADYDLAVAQYNKTLVQALGDIGNTLSQLRETGRQILAQQHATDIAQQSYDTVVQRYGSGIGNYLDVLSIEQQLLQAQRQLATLNAGQIALSIQLMQALGGGYSADNVASTTPATRTE, encoded by the coding sequence ATGAATACACGTGCCTTATGCCTGGTGCTCGTGGCCATGAGCATGGCCGGTTGCGCCAACTTCAGTGGCCTCGACACCCAAGGCCGGCGTCTCGATGCCAACACCTTGCAAACCGCTCAGTCCCTGAGCGGCGTGACCCTGTCGAACGCGGCCTGGCCCAGCGCCGATTGGTGGAAAAGCCTCGGTGACCCACAGCTTGATGGCCTGATCCATGAAGCCCTGCAAAACAGCCCCGACATGCAAGTGGCCAGCGCCCGTGCCCACCAGGCCGAAGCGGCCGCTTACGCCGCCGATGCGTCGCGCATGCCGACCCTGGATGCCAGCGCCGGTGTGACACGCTCGCGGCTGGCCAAGGACCAGGACCCTCTGGGGCAGGGCGATGCCTACTCCACCGTGCGAAAAATCGGCGCCAGCTTCAATTACACCTTTGACCTCTGGGGTGGCCAGCGCGCCGCCTGGGAAGCCGCGCTGGGCCAAGCACGCGCCGCGCAAGTCGACCAGCAGGCCGCACGCCTGACCTTGGCCGCCGATGTGGCCAAGGCCTACAGCGACCTGGGCCAGGCCCATATCGTGCGTGACCTGGCCACCGACGACCTCAAGCGCACCCGGCAGATGCTTGACTTGAGCAAACGCCGCCTGAGCGCGGGTATCGACAGCCAGTATCAGTACCAGCAGACCGAAAGCCTGGAAGCCAGCTCCCAGTCGCAGTTGATCGATGCGCAAAAACAACTGCAGAGCGCCAAGATCGCCCTCGCCGTGTTGCTTGGCAAAGGCCCGGATCGTGGTAATGAACTGGCGCGCCCCAGCGTGCTGACACCGGCTGCCGTCGCCGTACCGTCGGTGCTGCCTGCCGAACTGCTGGGCCGGCGCCCGGACCTGATCGCTGCGCGCTGGCGAGTCGAGGCCGCTAGCAAGGACATTGCGGCGAGCAAGACGCGCTTCTACCCCAACCTCAACCTGAGCGCGAGCGCCGGGGCTGAGTCGTTGCTGGGGGACGCGATGTTCGGCTCGCCGAGCCGCTTCTTCAATATCGCTCCCACGATCTCCCTGCCGATCTTCGATGGCGGCCGCCTGCGCGCCGACCTTGATGCCCGCGATGCCGACTACGACTTGGCCGTGGCGCAGTACAACAAAACCCTGGTGCAAGCCTTGGGTGATATCGGCAACACCCTGTCGCAACTGCGCGAAACCGGCCGGCAGATCCTGGCCCAGCAACATGCCACGGACATTGCCCAGCAGTCCTATGACACCGTGGTTCAGCGTTACGGCTCGGGGATCGGTAACTACCTGGACGTGCTCAGCATCGAGCAGCAATTGCTCCAGGCCCAGCGTCAGTTGGCGACCTTGAATGCCGGGCAAATCGCTTTGTCGATTCAATTGATGCAGGCCCTGGGCGGCGGCTACAGCGCCGACAACGTGGCGTCGACCACCCCAGCCACTCGCACGGAATAA
- a CDS encoding ATP-binding protein — MRLKNYLHQISPVLSTPHTARRLLRIFALVLLVGIVGGVYSFLLFTFNNEVSQRRSYMSSAIAEAHTFFTTREALLESLSLSATRKTELSEPLSDEEIRLLLGQTPGKQWSIWLTQRMRDYLKAKQLNLLYVGTEGGVLRLYNATAATTLFPQAMLDQLEALKLTKTLQELWLTHALDGHSQLYIFIRLDERDVNSGWLGLEMDDREVSSALSDHSAGEFTMFNAQGVALFSNSRKPPPGQHLPLLRQQDFFGFVGAGWLPEQLVLRKQLKSSDWQLTYSIDLRAVLWALWPQMFGALVFCLLSISLVCLLTRRLEQRFITPAIHRIQALVESELFSRDVIQTAPVALCVLRRTDGQVVLENTLARQWLGHCGEQLGAGWIRDAFDASPPRFTDYFQTADGRHLYLSCAPTRYKGEDVLLCAFSDISARTQIEAALEQARQSADAANEAKTLFLATMSHEIRTPLYGVLGTLELLARTRLDTQQKSYLRAIEGSSATLLQLICDVLDVSKIEAGQLALELSEFSVPGLVQEVVQGYAAAAQSKGLQLYACLDPQLPERLKGDVSRVRQILNNLLSNAVKFTDSGRVVLRVKLLGREGERVCLQWQVSDTGKGIAHDDQALIFDPFYQTEGNTHVVAGTGLGLPICLRLTHLMNGTLRLVSEPGLGSSFSLSVPLEQPCGNASSDGPPTLAADTVYVVSPIHELAHSLSGWLHRWGARPQIGAPAGREPGVLLELHQGGVEPRSTAPWHGPRVLASGDGPHEPQLTEHGWKVNLNDLRAIQQAVRQAQGGQPAEPQTPAEHRDLRPLHLHILVAEDNVINQLILRDQLEELGCTVTLASDGEDALAQWHDGTFDVVLTDVNMPTLNGYELAEALRRLGCTTPIIGATANALRGEDALCLAAGMNHCLVKPFTLRALFTALAPYQRVIHEAL, encoded by the coding sequence ATGCGATTAAAAAACTACCTCCACCAGATCAGCCCGGTACTCTCCACGCCGCACACCGCACGGCGCCTGTTGCGCATTTTTGCGCTGGTGCTGCTGGTGGGCATCGTGGGCGGGGTGTACAGCTTTCTGCTGTTTACCTTCAACAATGAAGTCTCCCAACGTCGCAGCTATATGAGCAGTGCCATTGCCGAGGCACATACGTTTTTCACCACCCGTGAAGCGTTGCTCGAAAGCCTGAGCCTGTCCGCCACGCGTAAAACCGAATTAAGCGAGCCGCTGTCCGATGAAGAAATCCGCCTGTTGCTGGGGCAAACGCCCGGAAAGCAATGGAGCATCTGGCTGACCCAGCGCATGCGCGACTACCTCAAGGCCAAGCAGCTCAACCTGTTGTATGTGGGCACCGAAGGCGGCGTGTTGCGGCTGTACAACGCCACAGCAGCGACCACGCTGTTTCCCCAGGCGATGCTCGATCAACTGGAAGCGCTCAAGCTCACAAAAACGCTGCAGGAACTCTGGTTGACCCACGCCCTGGACGGGCACTCACAGCTGTATATCTTCATCCGCCTGGACGAGCGTGACGTGAACTCCGGCTGGCTCGGCCTGGAAATGGACGACCGTGAAGTCTCCAGCGCCTTGAGCGACCACAGTGCCGGTGAATTCACCATGTTCAACGCCCAGGGTGTGGCGCTGTTCAGCAATAGCCGCAAGCCGCCGCCGGGGCAGCACCTGCCGTTGTTGCGGCAACAGGACTTCTTCGGTTTTGTCGGTGCCGGCTGGTTGCCCGAGCAATTGGTGTTGCGCAAGCAGCTCAAGTCCTCGGATTGGCAGCTCACCTACTCCATCGACTTGCGCGCGGTCCTCTGGGCGCTGTGGCCACAAATGTTCGGCGCGCTGGTGTTCTGCCTGTTGAGCATCAGCCTGGTGTGCCTGCTGACCCGCCGCCTGGAACAACGCTTCATCACCCCGGCGATCCACCGTATCCAGGCACTGGTGGAAAGCGAGTTGTTCAGCCGCGATGTGATCCAGACTGCCCCGGTGGCGCTGTGTGTACTGCGGCGCACGGACGGCCAGGTGGTGCTGGAAAACACCCTCGCCCGCCAATGGCTGGGCCACTGCGGCGAACAATTGGGCGCCGGTTGGATTCGCGATGCCTTCGACGCCAGCCCACCGCGCTTCACCGATTACTTCCAGACCGCCGACGGCCGCCACCTGTACCTCAGTTGCGCCCCAACCCGCTACAAAGGTGAAGACGTGTTGCTGTGTGCATTCAGCGACATCAGTGCGCGCACGCAAATCGAAGCCGCATTGGAGCAGGCACGCCAATCGGCCGACGCGGCCAACGAAGCCAAGACGTTGTTCCTCGCCACCATGAGCCACGAAATCCGCACCCCACTGTACGGCGTATTGGGCACCTTGGAGTTACTCGCCCGCACGCGCCTGGATACCCAGCAGAAGAGTTACCTGCGCGCCATCGAAGGCTCATCCGCCACCTTGCTGCAATTGATTTGCGATGTGCTGGATGTGTCAAAAATCGAAGCCGGCCAGTTGGCCCTGGAGCTGAGCGAATTTTCCGTGCCGGGCCTGGTGCAGGAGGTGGTGCAGGGTTACGCGGCGGCGGCGCAGAGCAAAGGGTTGCAGCTGTATGCCTGCCTTGATCCGCAATTGCCAGAGCGCTTGAAAGGCGATGTCAGCCGCGTGCGGCAGATCCTCAATAACTTGCTGAGCAACGCGGTCAAATTCACCGATTCCGGGCGTGTGGTGCTGCGGGTCAAGCTGCTGGGGCGTGAAGGCGAACGAGTGTGCCTGCAATGGCAAGTCTCGGACACCGGCAAAGGCATTGCCCACGACGACCAGGCCCTGATCTTCGACCCCTTCTACCAGACCGAAGGCAACACACATGTGGTGGCTGGCACCGGCCTGGGCCTGCCGATTTGCCTGCGCCTGACCCATTTGATGAACGGCACCCTGCGCCTGGTCAGCGAGCCGGGTCTGGGCAGCAGCTTTTCCCTGAGCGTGCCGTTGGAACAGCCGTGTGGCAACGCGTCGTCAGACGGCCCGCCGACCTTGGCGGCAGACACCGTGTATGTGGTCTCACCCATCCACGAGCTGGCGCACAGCCTCAGTGGCTGGCTGCACCGCTGGGGCGCCCGCCCGCAGATCGGTGCGCCGGCTGGACGGGAGCCGGGCGTGTTACTCGAACTGCATCAGGGCGGCGTCGAACCCCGGTCGACCGCGCCGTGGCACGGGCCACGGGTACTCGCCAGCGGCGATGGCCCACACGAACCGCAACTCACCGAGCACGGCTGGAAGGTCAACCTCAATGACCTGCGGGCCATCCAACAGGCGGTTCGCCAAGCCCAGGGCGGCCAACCGGCCGAGCCCCAGACACCCGCTGAGCACCGCGATCTACGCCCCTTGCACCTGCATATCCTGGTGGCCGAAGACAACGTGATCAACCAACTGATTCTGCGTGACCAGCTCGAAGAGCTGGGCTGCACGGTAACGCTGGCCAGCGACGGTGAAGACGCCTTGGCGCAGTGGCACGACGGCACATTCGATGTTGTCCTGACCGACGTCAACATGCCAACGCTCAATGGCTACGAACTGGCCGAAGCACTGCGTCGCCTGGGCTGCACCACCCCCATCATCGGTGCCACCGCCAATGCCCTGCGCGGTGAAGACGCCCTGTGCCTCGCCGCTGGCATGAATCACTGCCTGGTCAAACCTTTTACGCTGCGAGCCTTGTTCACTGCCCTGGCTCCCTACCAAAGAGTCATCCATGAAGCGCTGTAG
- a CDS encoding EAL domain-containing response regulator, with translation MKRCSILIVEDHPFQHLYLQNLFNALGDFDLEYARDGETALACLKRRNFDLVLTDLLMPGMDGVQFIQSLAAQPSRPALAIMSAASRRMLMGASLVASNLQVTVIGLISKPVNAAALRCLIDQLHALRQTEPPPTQPGINRDSLLHALDNGQLHAWFQPKKALENGRIVAAEALVRWIHPEHGTLLPGVFLPALIAYDLEECLLWRMLQQSILAQAAWRQRGYDIPVSINLPTHLLNSHDLPDRILDFVLAHQGLPARICFELMECSVPDDISNFYAGACRLRIKGFSLSQDDFGKGYSSYMNLVSAPFTEVKIDRALVQGCNASEELAQALASIVSLGRQLGLVVVAEGVETAQELALLRKIDCTQVQGFLISHAVSSDQFQQLLSHDGPANVY, from the coding sequence ATGAAGCGCTGTAGTATTTTGATTGTCGAAGACCACCCCTTCCAGCACCTGTACTTGCAGAACCTGTTCAATGCATTGGGCGACTTCGACCTGGAGTACGCCAGGGACGGCGAAACCGCATTGGCCTGCCTGAAACGGCGCAACTTCGACCTAGTGCTCACCGACCTGCTGATGCCCGGCATGGACGGCGTGCAATTTATCCAGAGCCTCGCTGCACAACCCTCACGCCCCGCGCTGGCGATCATGAGCGCGGCGTCACGGCGCATGTTGATGGGCGCCAGCCTGGTGGCGAGCAACCTGCAAGTGACGGTGATCGGGCTGATTTCCAAGCCAGTGAACGCCGCCGCCCTGCGCTGCCTGATCGATCAGTTGCACGCCCTGCGCCAGACCGAACCGCCGCCAACCCAGCCGGGCATCAACCGCGACAGCCTGTTGCATGCCCTCGACAACGGCCAACTGCATGCCTGGTTTCAGCCCAAGAAAGCCTTGGAGAATGGTCGCATCGTCGCCGCCGAAGCCTTGGTGCGCTGGATTCATCCCGAGCACGGCACGCTGTTGCCCGGCGTATTCCTGCCGGCACTGATCGCCTACGACCTCGAAGAATGCCTGCTGTGGCGCATGCTGCAACAATCAATCCTAGCCCAAGCTGCCTGGCGTCAACGGGGGTATGACATCCCGGTGTCGATCAACCTGCCCACTCATCTGCTCAACAGCCACGACCTGCCCGACCGTATCCTCGACTTCGTGCTGGCGCATCAAGGTTTGCCTGCGCGGATCTGCTTTGAGTTGATGGAGTGCTCGGTGCCCGATGACATCAGCAATTTCTACGCCGGCGCCTGCCGACTGCGGATCAAGGGGTTTAGTCTGTCCCAGGATGATTTTGGCAAGGGCTACAGCTCGTACATGAACCTGGTGTCGGCGCCCTTCACCGAAGTGAAGATCGACCGCGCGCTGGTGCAAGGCTGCAACGCCAGCGAAGAGTTGGCCCAGGCGCTGGCCAGCATTGTCAGCCTGGGCCGCCAGCTGGGCTTGGTGGTGGTGGCCGAAGGCGTGGAAACCGCGCAAGAACTTGCGCTGTTGCGTAAGATCGACTGCACTCAGGTCCAGGGTTTCCTGATCTCCCACGCTGTGTCTTCGGATCAGTTCCAGCAATTGCTGTCCCATGACGGGCCGGCGAACGTCTATTGA
- a CDS encoding hybrid sensor histidine kinase/response regulator, giving the protein MQHPNAFLEKLASSSLRLNKGLLVLGALALLLLGVSYWGVQRMLDEQRDTLQFHFARLMENIHEQEVFLRDISRESLKDTLDPATLLPPVVQKALPEEGPNIYEGRGLPFSLPYSVRINPHKIAAPQHPKVFALGTYLAAYYSAFWAASHYQSPQVILLNGPDTFDVTVPATGRLRGAGQIPVGAFVEVMTQVDEHLRMQNTSQPNHQVHWAPYQADQAAPTLLAYIDINLTGTALSIEGANTWVVVGSLLNLSQVNNIERLMQWSIYDDFTLVTPAGAVLTGALKPGEVLDEGVNFTRDGLVFKLTSPGEERWTAIYVISLRSFLNYALWPLLCLITLVLALLGCSRALNRWYAARVILPAQRAHAGIAESEAFGRAVIDTAPTGLCVIRRSDHHVLLQNQRAQAWHDTRQLKDLLKAHAEAGHADLELDGRHLHVAFVPTRYQGQDAWLCALHDVTRHIEDAAALDDARRAADSANQAKSRFLATMSHEIRTPLYGVLGTLELLGLTALAPRQQDYLHTIQRSSATLFQLISDVLDVSKIEAGQMTLEPQAFCPLELTEDCVRTYSAFARAKGLQLYACIEASLPDRVRGDPLRIRQVLNNLLSNAIKFTDNGRVVVRVRVLEDARVQWQVSDSGVGISQAQQQQLFDPFYQANDATSQGGAGLGLAICKWLCELMHGQLKVVSEPGLGSSFTLELPLESMPGSLANCPSFAPQAPAVYVRAPVAEQAQHLIDWLNRLGLDGRPFTAETPAQALRVDLCWRTTDAHQSVPRVVATPGGPNPPLWDGANWAVDADDVRAIAWAVYLAHHGEHAGHRPSVGEKNRDLNLKVLVAEDNVINAAIIKEQLEALGCSVITAANGEQALMQWALGRFDLVLTDVNMPIMNGYQLAEALRRQDTTLPIIGVTANALREEGERCAAVGMNAWLVKPLSLATLRAQLEQHCEIALPPAVAAPLQLSPKMRKLFVTTLRQDVIATLAALECADANRVAQHLHSMAGALGAVQAGEMATAFVELECRLTGMAVTPALAADVQQHLERLNALLNALE; this is encoded by the coding sequence ATGCAACATCCCAACGCCTTCCTGGAGAAACTGGCCAGCAGCTCACTGCGCCTGAACAAAGGCTTGCTGGTACTTGGCGCCCTGGCGCTGTTGCTGCTGGGCGTCAGCTACTGGGGCGTACAGCGCATGCTCGACGAGCAGCGCGACACCCTGCAGTTTCACTTCGCCCGACTGATGGAGAATATCCACGAGCAGGAGGTGTTCTTGCGTGACATCTCGCGTGAAAGCCTCAAGGACACGCTCGACCCTGCGACCCTGTTACCACCGGTGGTGCAAAAAGCGCTGCCTGAAGAAGGCCCGAATATCTATGAGGGCCGTGGCCTGCCGTTTTCCCTGCCGTACAGCGTGAGGATCAACCCGCACAAGATCGCCGCCCCCCAACACCCCAAAGTCTTTGCGCTGGGTACCTACCTCGCCGCCTACTACAGCGCCTTCTGGGCGGCGTCGCACTATCAGTCGCCCCAAGTGATCCTGCTCAATGGCCCGGACACTTTCGACGTGACCGTGCCCGCCACCGGGCGTTTGCGCGGTGCGGGGCAAATACCGGTGGGGGCATTTGTCGAAGTGATGACGCAGGTGGACGAGCACCTGCGCATGCAGAACACCTCGCAACCGAACCATCAGGTGCATTGGGCGCCGTATCAGGCGGATCAGGCCGCCCCTACCTTGCTGGCCTACATCGATATCAACCTGACCGGGACAGCACTGAGTATCGAGGGCGCGAACACCTGGGTGGTGGTGGGCTCGCTGCTGAACCTGTCCCAGGTCAATAACATCGAGCGGCTGATGCAGTGGTCGATCTACGACGACTTCACCTTGGTAACGCCCGCCGGCGCGGTATTGACCGGTGCCCTGAAGCCCGGTGAGGTGTTGGATGAGGGGGTGAATTTCACCCGCGACGGCCTGGTGTTCAAACTGACCAGCCCCGGTGAAGAGCGCTGGACGGCGATCTACGTCATCAGTCTGCGCAGCTTTTTGAACTACGCACTGTGGCCCTTGCTGTGCCTGATCACCCTAGTGCTGGCGCTGCTGGGGTGCAGTCGTGCGCTCAATCGCTGGTACGCCGCACGGGTCATCCTGCCCGCCCAACGGGCCCACGCCGGCATTGCCGAAAGCGAAGCATTCGGCCGCGCAGTGATTGATACGGCGCCGACCGGCCTGTGCGTGATTCGCCGCAGCGACCACCACGTGCTCCTGCAAAACCAACGTGCTCAGGCCTGGCACGACACGCGCCAATTGAAGGACCTGCTCAAGGCCCATGCCGAAGCAGGGCACGCCGACCTCGAACTCGACGGGCGCCACCTGCACGTCGCCTTCGTGCCCACCCGCTACCAGGGCCAGGATGCCTGGCTCTGCGCGCTGCATGACGTGACCCGGCACATCGAAGACGCCGCCGCCCTGGACGACGCGCGCCGGGCCGCCGACTCGGCGAACCAGGCCAAGAGCCGTTTCCTCGCCACCATGAGCCATGAAATCCGCACACCGCTGTATGGGGTGCTAGGCACCTTGGAACTGCTCGGCCTGACCGCCCTCGCCCCGCGCCAGCAGGATTACCTGCACACCATCCAACGTTCCTCCGCCACTCTGTTCCAATTGATCAGCGATGTGCTGGACGTGTCGAAAATCGAGGCGGGCCAAATGACCCTCGAGCCGCAAGCGTTTTGCCCGCTGGAACTGACCGAAGACTGCGTGCGCACCTACAGCGCCTTTGCACGCGCCAAGGGTTTGCAACTGTATGCCTGCATCGAGGCCTCGCTACCCGACCGGGTACGCGGCGATCCGCTGCGCATCCGCCAGGTTCTCAACAACCTGCTGAGCAACGCGATCAAGTTCACCGACAATGGCCGCGTGGTAGTGCGGGTGCGCGTGCTGGAAGACGCACGCGTGCAGTGGCAAGTCAGCGACTCGGGCGTGGGCATTTCCCAGGCCCAGCAACAGCAGTTGTTCGACCCGTTCTACCAGGCCAACGATGCGACCAGCCAAGGCGGTGCGGGCCTGGGCCTGGCGATCTGCAAATGGCTGTGCGAATTGATGCACGGCCAACTCAAGGTGGTCAGCGAGCCTGGGCTGGGCAGCAGTTTCACCCTGGAGCTGCCCCTGGAATCGATGCCCGGCAGCTTGGCCAACTGCCCTTCATTTGCACCCCAGGCGCCAGCCGTCTACGTCCGCGCGCCAGTCGCCGAGCAAGCGCAGCACCTGATCGATTGGCTCAACCGGCTGGGCCTCGACGGCCGCCCGTTCACGGCCGAGACGCCCGCGCAGGCGTTGCGGGTGGATTTATGCTGGCGGACCACTGACGCACATCAATCCGTGCCCCGCGTCGTCGCCACACCGGGCGGGCCCAACCCGCCGTTGTGGGACGGTGCCAACTGGGCCGTCGACGCCGATGACGTGCGCGCCATCGCCTGGGCGGTTTACCTGGCGCACCACGGCGAGCACGCCGGCCATCGTCCTTCAGTCGGCGAAAAAAACCGCGACCTGAACCTGAAGGTGCTGGTGGCAGAAGACAACGTGATCAACGCCGCGATCATCAAGGAGCAACTGGAAGCCCTGGGCTGTTCAGTCATCACCGCCGCCAACGGCGAACAGGCGTTGATGCAGTGGGCACTGGGGCGCTTTGACCTGGTGCTGACCGACGTGAACATGCCGATCATGAACGGCTACCAGTTGGCCGAGGCTCTGCGCCGGCAGGATACAACCTTGCCGATCATTGGCGTCACCGCCAACGCACTGCGCGAAGAAGGCGAACGCTGCGCTGCTGTCGGCATGAATGCGTGGCTGGTCAAGCCGCTGAGCCTGGCCACATTGCGTGCCCAGCTTGAGCAGCATTGCGAGATCGCGCTGCCCCCCGCAGTCGCCGCCCCACTGCAACTGTCGCCCAAAATGCGCAAGCTGTTTGTCACGACCCTGCGCCAGGATGTGATTGCCACCCTGGCGGCATTGGAGTGCGCCGATGCCAATCGGGTGGCGCAACACTTACACAGCATGGCCGGTGCCTTAGGCGCAGTGCAGGCCGGCGAGATGGCGACGGCCTTTGTCGAGCTGGAATGTCGCTTGACCGGCATGGCCGTCACGCCGGCATTGGCGGCTGACGTGCAGCAGCACCTGGAGCGGTTGAATGCCTTACTCAATGCCCTTGAATAA
- a CDS encoding fimbrial protein: protein MKRLKQPLIFAAVMSLAYSSAAVAATDCTFNGSNSINVNFGASLANGSLTIARDTPNGTVVYEESQSMIATGWSCNETAPYGVLMNPSLGSVSAKVSTFPLGNTGLSFRIWIDALSRYESSVRPMEPGNYGIPAGSYRLEIVKSGELASQVKIEAGSLATLIHNNLTLKAFLLSNPLILNASSCQTPSVQVAMGDDYQLHEFGDAGATPRTVRFDIGLNQCQAGIKKVTYALKPTTPVIDAAKGIVALNGSSTATGIGLQVMDEAGQPIVFGAPYTFGGFTTTGTNFKIPLSAAYYRLPTGELKAGSANTEVTFIMNYL, encoded by the coding sequence ATGAAGCGCTTGAAACAACCATTGATTTTCGCTGCAGTGATGTCGCTGGCTTACTCGTCAGCCGCCGTGGCGGCAACGGACTGCACGTTCAACGGCTCCAACAGCATAAACGTTAATTTCGGAGCAAGCCTGGCGAACGGCAGCCTGACGATCGCGCGAGACACGCCCAACGGAACGGTGGTCTACGAGGAGTCCCAGTCGATGATCGCTACCGGTTGGAGCTGTAACGAGACTGCGCCCTACGGGGTACTCATGAATCCTTCGCTTGGGTCTGTTTCCGCCAAAGTCTCGACTTTTCCGTTGGGTAACACAGGGCTCTCGTTTCGCATTTGGATAGACGCTTTGAGCCGCTACGAATCCTCCGTGCGCCCAATGGAGCCAGGCAACTATGGCATCCCCGCTGGCAGTTACCGACTCGAAATCGTCAAATCAGGCGAATTGGCCTCGCAGGTCAAAATCGAAGCCGGCAGCCTTGCGACCCTGATACACAATAACCTGACCCTGAAAGCCTTCCTCCTGAGCAACCCGCTGATCTTGAACGCGTCCTCCTGCCAGACGCCTTCCGTCCAGGTCGCCATGGGCGACGACTATCAACTGCATGAATTTGGCGACGCTGGCGCAACCCCGCGCACGGTCCGCTTCGACATCGGCCTGAACCAATGCCAGGCCGGCATCAAGAAAGTGACCTATGCGCTCAAGCCCACCACCCCCGTCATCGACGCGGCCAAAGGCATCGTCGCCCTGAACGGCAGCTCCACCGCCACCGGCATCGGCCTGCAAGTGATGGATGAGGCCGGTCAACCCATCGTGTTCGGCGCGCCCTACACCTTTGGCGGTTTCACCACCACCGGGACGAATTTCAAGATTCCCTTGTCGGCAGCCTACTATCGCCTGCCCACCGGCGAGCTCAAGGCCGGCAGCGCCAACACCGAAGTCACCTTCATCATGAACTACCTTTAA
- a CDS encoding response regulator: METLNVVIADDHPIVLVGVRELIERDARFRVVGEAVSPSELVSLLESRPVDLVITDFNMPGDSPYGDGLKLVEYLTRHFPSVRVLVLTMISNPLILTRLQELGVLAVIQKNQLHAEIQAALKAIARGNPIRNSAPVPASVRESGMDLDERFTRLSPKEHEILRLFVSGQGVNEIARGLNRSAKTISTQKVAAMRKLEVSSDQDLLAYCIERNLFN; the protein is encoded by the coding sequence ATGGAAACCCTCAACGTTGTCATTGCCGATGATCACCCCATCGTACTGGTGGGGGTGCGAGAGCTGATTGAGCGGGACGCACGCTTTCGCGTGGTCGGCGAGGCCGTGTCCCCCAGCGAACTGGTCAGCCTGCTGGAGTCCCGGCCCGTGGACCTGGTGATCACTGACTTCAATATGCCCGGCGACTCCCCCTACGGTGACGGCCTCAAGCTGGTGGAATACCTGACACGGCACTTCCCCAGCGTGCGTGTGCTGGTGCTCACCATGATCTCCAACCCCTTGATCCTTACGCGCCTGCAGGAGCTGGGTGTGCTGGCAGTCATTCAGAAGAACCAGTTGCATGCCGAGATCCAGGCCGCACTCAAGGCCATCGCCCGTGGCAACCCGATTCGCAACAGCGCCCCGGTGCCGGCATCGGTGAGGGAGTCCGGCATGGACCTGGATGAACGGTTTACGCGGCTATCGCCCAAAGAACATGAAATCTTGCGTTTGTTTGTCTCGGGGCAAGGTGTCAACGAAATTGCGCGCGGGTTAAATAGAAGTGCCAAGACCATCAGTACGCAGAAAGTAGCAGCCATGCGCAAACTAGAGGTGAGTAGCGACCAGGATTTATTGGCTTATTGCATCGAACGCAACTTGTTCAACTAA
- a CDS encoding MarR family transcriptional regulator yields MPHFTPENFHNCHLGLLLGRAAILKDRIIDTHMEPHGITAAQFKVLIIMAQFGVDTPAELCRHLSLDSGSMTRMLDRLEQKNLLSRQRSELDRRQVQLVLTQDGQRLADMLPHIGAQALNQLAGALEPGELETLEKILKKILIAAGDPITILRVGKK; encoded by the coding sequence ATGCCCCACTTCACCCCTGAAAACTTCCACAACTGCCATCTCGGCCTGTTGCTGGGCCGCGCAGCGATTCTCAAGGACCGCATCATCGACACCCACATGGAACCTCACGGCATCACTGCCGCGCAGTTCAAGGTGTTGATCATCATGGCCCAGTTCGGCGTCGACACCCCGGCGGAGCTGTGCCGCCACCTGTCCCTGGACAGCGGTTCGATGACCCGCATGCTCGACCGGCTGGAGCAAAAGAACTTGCTCAGTCGCCAGCGCTCCGAGCTGGACCGCCGCCAAGTGCAGTTGGTGCTCACGCAGGACGGCCAGCGCCTGGCGGACATGCTGCCGCACATCGGCGCCCAGGCGCTGAACCAACTGGCGGGCGCACTGGAGCCTGGCGAGTTGGAAACCCTGGAAAAGATCCTCAAGAAAATTCTGATAGCGGCGGGTGATCCCATCACTATCCTGCGGGTAGGTAAGAAATGA